CTGCCGAACCATGGGGTGGGCCTGGCCCGGCTGGAATTCATCATCAACCGCCAGATCGGCATCCACCCCAAGGCACTGCTGAACCTGGACAGCCAGCCGGCGGGCGTGGCCGCGGAAATCCGGGAGCGGATCGCCGCGTACGACGGCCCGCGCGACTACTACATCAAGCGCCTGGCCGAAGGGGTGTCCACCATCGCCGCGGCGTTCGCGCCGGAGCCGGTGATTGTGCGGATGTCCGACTTCAAGTCCAACGAGTACGCGAACCTGCTGGGCGGGCCGGCCTTCGAGCCGCACGAAGAGAACCCGATGCTCGGCTTCCGCGGGGCCTCACGGTACCTGGAGCCGACCTTCAGGGACTGCTTCGACCTCGAATGCGAGGCCCTGTCCTTTGTCCGCAACGAGATGGGTCTGACGAACGTCAAGCTGATGATTCCGTTCGTGCGGACGCTGGACGAGGCCCGCGGCGTCATCGAGCTGCTGGCGGAAAACGGCCTGCGCCGGGGAGAGAACGGCCTGGAGGTGATCATGATGTGCGAGATTCCGTCCAACGCGCTGCTCGCCCATGAATTCCTCGACCACTTCGACGGATTCTCCATCGGGTCCAATGACATGACGCAGCTGGCACTGGGCCTGGACCGGGACTCGGCGATCGTTTCCGGCGGGTTCGATGAACGGGACCCCGCCGTCAAGAAACTCCTGGGCATGGCCATCAAGGCCTGCAAGGAACGCGGCAAATACGTCGGCATCTGCGGCCAGGGCCCCAGCGACCACCCGGACTTCGCCGAGTGGCTTGTCGCGGAAGGCATCGATTCCGTCTCGCTGAACCCCGACACCGTCGTGGACACCTGGCTCCGGCTCGCCGGCGGTGCCACCGGAGGGGCGGCGGGGGCGGCAGTTGGCGGCGCGGTTGGCGGCACCGTTCCGGCCGCCGCTGCGGAGGTGGCCTGAGCCAGCAGGGCTGGCCCGCGGGCGGCGGGACTTTTCGGCCGCCGCTGCGGAGGTGGCCTGACAGCGGCGCGCTGTAGCAGGCGGCTGCAGCTGTGGGGGCCGCGACGTTGTGCCATTGGCGCGGTGGTAGTCTGGGTGGCAATTCCCGCAAGAAAGAAAGGCCGTGCCTTTGCTGGTGCTCCATGCGTTCTGGTCGATTGGGCGCGGTCCCGGGTTGTGGGCCGAGGACTCCGACATGGCTGTGACGAGCGGCAACCAGTCGTTGAAGTCCGCCCGGCCCCATCCCTTCGCCGCCCCCGCCGGCGCCGTCGCGAAACTGCAAGCGGGGCAGCCCGGCACGGCCACGCTGCTCCTGCCCTCGCTGCGGCGCGCACCGCTGGATTCGCCGGAGATCGTGCGGGTCACGCCCCGCCCAGCGAGCTCCAGCAACCCGTCCCTGCTGCCGTGGACGGTTCCCGTGGTGTGGATCGACGCCGCGGCGTTCACCGCCCGTGCCGGGGGAACCGGCGGTACGGCGCTGGCGTCCATGCTGTTACCGGAGCAATTCCCCGCGGACCGGCAGGAACCGCTGGGCGACGTCCGGATCGCGGCATCCGTTCGGTTCCTCGGGGAGGTCTGGCAATATGCCGACGAACTGGCGGAACGGGGCCGGGTGCTCCCGGCGATCGCCTGGATCGACGGTGTTCCTGACGGCAACCCTGATGGCTCCGAGGGCGACGTCGTTGCCGAGGCACGCTGGCGGGCTGTGCTGCGGGGGCCCGACGCGCTGGCTTTTGGGGACCTCATTGCCGGCATGCCGCCGTCGTTCCGGGCGGAACCGGGGTCTGAGGATGCGGGCGAACTGGCGGCGTCGGCCTTGGACGTGCTCACGGACGCCGCGGTCCGTGACCGGCTGCCGGGCGGCCTGGCCGTGCTGCCGCCCCGACGGGGGCGCAAACCCCGCCAGCTGCCCGCCGCCGAGGCATGGCTGGAGGCCCTTTGCGCCCAGGACGCCCGCATCGGGACCTCGGCTTCGGTGCTTGCTGAACTCGAACAGCGGCTGCTGCCCTGGCACGGCTATGCCCGGGAGGACAATGCCCCGGCGCGAGCCACCTTCCGGCTGAGCGAAGTTCCGGGCATGGGGGCCGCCGTGGAAGGCACGCCCCTCCCGCCTGACCTTGGTGACGATGCATCCGCTCCCGATGCATCCGCTCCCGACGCATCCGCTTCGGCTGCCCCGCTGGAGGTGCCCGGGTGGCGGCTGGAGTTCCTCCTCCAGTCTTCCGCTGACCCGAGCCTGCTGGTGCCGGCAGAACAAGTCTGGCGCGACGGCGGTGCCCTGGCACGGTGGCTCGGCCGCCCGCAGGAGGTGCTGCTCGCCGAACTCGGCAAGGCCGTCCGCGTCTGTGCCGCTCTGGAACCCGGGCTTCGGCAGCCGCGTCCCGCGGGGCTCGACCTGGGCGCGGAGGCCGCCTTCGCCTTCCTGCAGGACGGCGCCCCGGCCTTGGACGAGGCGGGGTTCGGGGTGCTGCTGCCCTCCTGGTGGGACAAACGGGCAAAGCTGGCGCTCAAGCTCTCGGCGTCCACGCCGATGGAGGACGGCACGGGCGGTCCCGCCGCCTTCGGCCGGGAGCAGCTGTGCGACTTCCAGTGGAGCATCGCCGTGGGCGACCACACGCTCACGGAGGACGAAATCGCGGCGCTGGCCGCGGCGAAGGCGCCGCTGGTCCGGCTTCGCGGCCAGTGGGTGACCGTCAACGCCGAGCAGCTGCGCCGCGGCATCGATTTCCTGCAGCGCGAGCGTGCCGCGCGCGGCACGGTCGCGGACGTTCTCCGGCTCGCTTCCGCCCATCCCGACGACCTTGACCTGCCGTTCGAGGTCGCCGGGGTCACGGCCGACGGCTGGCTGGGGGCACTCCTGGGTGGCTCGGCCGACGCACGGATCCAGCCCGTTGCGCCGCCGTCGAGCTTCCGCGCCACCCTGCGCCCCTACCAGGAACGCGGCCTGGCCTGGCTGGACTTCCTCGCCGGCCTGGGGCTGGGCGCCTGCCTCGCCGACGACATGGGGCTGGGCAAGACCATCCAGCTGCTTGCCCTGGAGGCCGTCAGCCGCGAAAAGCAGCCCGACGCCGGCCCCACCCTGCTGGTGTGCCCCATGTCCCTGATCGGCAACTGGGAGGCCGAGGCCGCAAAATTCGCGCCCGGACTGCGCCTGCGGGTGCACCACGGGACGGACCGCTTGCGCGGCGGGGACTTCGCCCAAGGCCTGGACGGCGTCCACATCCTGGTCACCACCTACACGACGCTGACGCGCGATGCGGAACAGTTCGAGGGCATCACCTGGAACCGTGTGGTCCTCGACGAGGCGCAGGCGGTGAAGAACCGGCTCTCCCGCGCGGCCAAGGCCGTCAAGCGCCTGACCGCCGGCCACCGGATCGCCCTCACGGGCACGCCGGTGGAGAACCGGCTGGGCGAGATGTTCTCGATCATGGACTTCCTGAACCCTGGAATACTCGGTTCGGCGGAGCTGTTCCGCACCCGTTATGCGATCCCGATCGAACGCCACCGCGACGAGGCGGCGGCGGAGAGGGTGCGGGCGATCACCCGGCCGTACCTGCTGCGGCGCGTTAAGACCGACCCGGCCATTATCGACGACCTGCCGGAAAAGATCGAAATCAAGCAATACTACACGCTGACCAACGAGCAGGCGTCGCTATACCAGTCCGTGGTCGATGACATGATGGAGAAGATCGAGGGCTCCGACGGCATCGAACGGCGCGGCAACGTGCTGGCCGCCATGGCGAAGCTCAAGCAGATCTGCAACCACCCGGCCCAGCTGCTCCACGACCGCTCCGCCGTCGGGCAGCGCAGCGGCAAGGTGATCCGGCTCGAGGAGATCCTGGAGGAGATCATTGCCGAGGGCGACAAAGTGCTGTGCTTCACCCAGTACACCGAGTTCGCCGAGATGCTGATGCCGCACCTCGCGGCCCGCTTCGACACCGACGTCGCCTACCTGCACGGCGGCACGTCCCGGCAGAACCGGACCGAGCTGGTGCGCCGCTTCCAGCAGGCCGACGGGCCGCCGATCTTCCTGCTCTCGCTGAAGGCCGGCGGCACGGGGCTCAACCTGACCGCCGCCAACCACGTCATCCACCTGGACCGCTGGTGGAACCCGGCCGTCGAGAACCAGGCCACCGACAGGGCATTCCGGATCGGGCAGAAACGGCGGGTGCAGGTGCGCAAGTTCATCTGCCGCGGCACGCTGGAGGAGCGGATCGACAAAATGATCGAGGAGAAGGCTGCGCTGGCGAACATGGTGGTGGGCGACGGCGAGGGCTGGCTCACCGAGCTGTCCACCCAGAGCCTGCGCGAATTGTTCGCCCTGTCCAAGGAGGCCGTGAGTGAGTAAGGGCCGCTACGATTCGCCGTTCTATCCGCCGTCCCGCCCGCGCAGTGTCGAGGGCGGCGTGAAAGCCCGCAGCGTCCGGGGAGCCATCGGCACGAGCTGGTGGTCGGCGCGGTTCATTGAGGTGCTGGAGGGACTCGGCGTCGGCGGACGGCTCCAGCGCGGGCGCAACTACGCCCGCCGCGGGCAGGTGGTTTCCCTCGACATCGACGCCGGCACGGTCACCGCCAGCGTCCAGGGCTCACGGCCAAAACCCTACCGGGTGCGGATCGGCATCACCGCGTTCGGCAAGGCCGAGTGGGCTGCCGTGGAGGAGTCGCTCGCCGGCAACGCCTGGTACGTCGCGACCCTGTTGGCAGGGGAAATGCCGGCCGACATCGAGGACGTCTTCACCGCCGTGGGCCTGTCCCTGTTCCCCCGCAGCGCCGGCGAGCTGAGCCTGGACTGCTCCTGCCCCGACTGGGAAGTGCCGTGCAAGCACCTGGCCGCCGTGTTCTATCTCCTGGCCGAGCAGTTCGACGACGATCCCTTCCGGATCCTCGCCTGGCGCGGGCGCGAACGCGAGGACCTGCTGGGCCGGATGAACGCGGCCGACACGGCGGAAACGGCCGGGCAAAGCGCCGGCGCCCCGCTCACGGAAGTGCTGGACGCCTTTTTTGTCCCTCCGGTGGAGATTCCGGCACGTCGCAGCGCCGCGGCCCGGGGACTGCTGGTGGACCAGGCCCCGCCGGTGGATGTCACGGTCCGCTCTCATCCGCTCGCCGAAGTCCTGCGACCGGTTTATGTGGCACTTCAGGCATCCGCCGGGCGTGCTTGAGGTGAATGGGGCCGCCCGCCGCTTCCGGTAGTGCGGAAGCGTGGAACCGATCGGGTCCGATCCTCGCGCCGTCGTCGGGGCTCCTCTAGTCTTTGTGCATGAGCATTGATATCGAAGCCCTGTACCGGGACCTGCATGCCCATCCTGAACTTTCGTTTCAGGAACACCGCACCGCCGGGATCGTGGCCGGGCACCTGCAGGCGCTCGGCCTCGCGGTGCACAGCGGCATCGGGCGGACCGGTGTTGTCGGCGTCCTCTCAAATGGCGCCGGCCTCACCGTTCTTCTTCGGGCGGACATGGATGGGCTTCCCGTGGAGGAGGCCACCGGGCTGGAGTATGCAAGCCGCGTCCGTGGCCGGGACCATGACGGCAACGACGTCCCCGTCATGCATGCCTGCGGCCACGACGTCCACGTGGCCTGCCTGGTCGGTGCCGTGGAACGCCTTGCCAATGACCTGTCCGGATGGTCCGGGACGGTTGTTGCGCTCATCCAACCCGCCGAGGAGTGGGGCGGCGGGGCGGCCGCCATGGTGGAGGACCAGCTCTTTGACCGCATCCCGGCTCCCAACGTGGTGCTGGGCCAGCATGTGGCGCCGTTCCCTGCCGGGTGGATCGGCCTTCGC
This genomic stretch from Arthrobacter dokdonellae harbors:
- a CDS encoding SWIM zinc finger family protein; amino-acid sequence: MSKGRYDSPFYPPSRPRSVEGGVKARSVRGAIGTSWWSARFIEVLEGLGVGGRLQRGRNYARRGQVVSLDIDAGTVTASVQGSRPKPYRVRIGITAFGKAEWAAVEESLAGNAWYVATLLAGEMPADIEDVFTAVGLSLFPRSAGELSLDCSCPDWEVPCKHLAAVFYLLAEQFDDDPFRILAWRGREREDLLGRMNAADTAETAGQSAGAPLTEVLDAFFVPPVEIPARRSAAARGLLVDQAPPVDVTVRSHPLAEVLRPVYVALQASAGRA
- a CDS encoding DEAD/DEAH box helicase; protein product: MAVTSGNQSLKSARPHPFAAPAGAVAKLQAGQPGTATLLLPSLRRAPLDSPEIVRVTPRPASSSNPSLLPWTVPVVWIDAAAFTARAGGTGGTALASMLLPEQFPADRQEPLGDVRIAASVRFLGEVWQYADELAERGRVLPAIAWIDGVPDGNPDGSEGDVVAEARWRAVLRGPDALAFGDLIAGMPPSFRAEPGSEDAGELAASALDVLTDAAVRDRLPGGLAVLPPRRGRKPRQLPAAEAWLEALCAQDARIGTSASVLAELEQRLLPWHGYAREDNAPARATFRLSEVPGMGAAVEGTPLPPDLGDDASAPDASAPDASASAAPLEVPGWRLEFLLQSSADPSLLVPAEQVWRDGGALARWLGRPQEVLLAELGKAVRVCAALEPGLRQPRPAGLDLGAEAAFAFLQDGAPALDEAGFGVLLPSWWDKRAKLALKLSASTPMEDGTGGPAAFGREQLCDFQWSIAVGDHTLTEDEIAALAAAKAPLVRLRGQWVTVNAEQLRRGIDFLQRERAARGTVADVLRLASAHPDDLDLPFEVAGVTADGWLGALLGGSADARIQPVAPPSSFRATLRPYQERGLAWLDFLAGLGLGACLADDMGLGKTIQLLALEAVSREKQPDAGPTLLVCPMSLIGNWEAEAAKFAPGLRLRVHHGTDRLRGGDFAQGLDGVHILVTTYTTLTRDAEQFEGITWNRVVLDEAQAVKNRLSRAAKAVKRLTAGHRIALTGTPVENRLGEMFSIMDFLNPGILGSAELFRTRYAIPIERHRDEAAAERVRAITRPYLLRRVKTDPAIIDDLPEKIEIKQYYTLTNEQASLYQSVVDDMMEKIEGSDGIERRGNVLAAMAKLKQICNHPAQLLHDRSAVGQRSGKVIRLEEILEEIIAEGDKVLCFTQYTEFAEMLMPHLAARFDTDVAYLHGGTSRQNRTELVRRFQQADGPPIFLLSLKAGGTGLNLTAANHVIHLDRWWNPAVENQATDRAFRIGQKRRVQVRKFICRGTLEERIDKMIEEKAALANMVVGDGEGWLTELSTQSLRELFALSKEAVSE